In one window of Gemmatimonadota bacterium DNA:
- a CDS encoding carbohydrate kinase family protein, with amino-acid sequence MNRALDVLAVGDGNLDVWMRVPRHPDRHRGGVRGSGVVGEACQVGPGGAAANVAMGMARLGASAAFVGAIGDDAPGSQFVKGMRAVGVDTSHLHVMERRATSLACMFETPDGEYAFYVCPGSRTIPSHCLAGDFVRSARILYVTGHVLTEDESTCAVILDAMATARDAGVTVALDPGKYWLNPALESRVHEAVKYTDIILPNQEEAEQLTGRHAPRDAAADLLEAGVGIVSVTLGGRGCLVATEDRMVEQPAFRVRTGSTVGAGDAFASGLLYSFLLKENLEEMAAFANAAAAIKIGTPGASEGLPGSDEVRAFLRENA; translated from the coding sequence ATGAATCGTGCGCTGGACGTGTTGGCGGTCGGGGACGGCAACCTCGACGTGTGGATGCGTGTGCCGCGCCATCCGGACCGGCACCGTGGAGGCGTTCGGGGATCCGGCGTGGTCGGTGAGGCCTGTCAGGTCGGACCGGGCGGGGCGGCAGCGAACGTGGCCATGGGCATGGCTCGGCTGGGCGCCAGTGCGGCCTTTGTCGGCGCGATCGGCGACGACGCGCCCGGTTCCCAATTCGTGAAGGGCATGCGGGCCGTCGGCGTAGACACGTCCCATCTCCACGTCATGGAGAGACGGGCGACTTCGCTGGCCTGTATGTTCGAGACGCCGGACGGCGAGTACGCGTTCTACGTGTGCCCGGGTTCCCGGACCATACCCTCCCACTGCCTGGCCGGCGACTTCGTCCGGTCGGCGCGCATCCTCTATGTCACCGGCCATGTGCTGACCGAAGACGAATCGACCTGCGCGGTCATCCTCGACGCGATGGCCACGGCCCGCGACGCCGGCGTTACGGTGGCCCTCGATCCGGGAAAGTACTGGCTCAATCCCGCGTTGGAATCCCGCGTGCACGAGGCCGTGAAGTATACGGACATCATCCTGCCCAACCAGGAGGAAGCGGAACAGCTCACGGGCCGGCATGCTCCCCGTGACGCCGCCGCCGACCTGCTGGAGGCGGGCGTCGGCATCGTATCGGTGACGCTGGGTGGCCGTGGTTGCCTGGTGGCCACTGAAGACCGCATGGTCGAACAGCCTGCCTTCCGCGTCCGGACCGGGTCCACGGTCGGCGCGGGCGACGCGTTCGCCAGCGGACTGCTTTACAGTTTTCTATTGAAGGAGAACCTGGAGGAAATGGCGGCTTTCGCCAATGCCGCGGCGGCCATCAAGATCGGTACGCCCGGCGCGTCGGAGGGTCTGCCCGGGTCGGATGAGGTAAGGGCCTTCCTTCGGGAAAACGCATAG
- a CDS encoding GMC family oxidoreductase, with translation MSLPNPNIRRPDVIIIGTGAAGAVLAKELSTKGLRVVAMEMGSFLKTRHFDQDELQAMHPASNNPDHPNIYRHDQPNTYRQSADVQATEDHGIHMHSTVGGSTLHYTGISWRLHENDFKERSLFGDLDGADVQDWPIDYWDLEHYYEKAEYEIGISGLAGANPFDPPRRRPYPMPPVPRTSSGALSDLAARKLGWHSYPAPLAINSREYGGRSPVMNCGFCESYVCTIQARSSMLVTMIPQALRTGNCQIRADACVREIVVDEDGRAEGVIYLDKDLREHRLEARAVIVCCNGVHTPRLLLMSKSNLFPDGLANSSGKVGKHLMFNYYQSARGFFEKDLNEYKGVMDTRIIQDFYDPDPDKYGFFGGGVLEPRGDGETISFANLNMPRLRRWGARRKKWIMDNYTRYMVALTSMQSMSQESNTIDLDPDVNDKWGLPVPRVTYNVHPNEHKLGDFFRERARELLDAAGAHGVVASPNFVPRGDAHLMGTCRMGNDPATSVVNKFNQAHDVDNLFIVDGSSFVTSGKSNPTLTIQALAFRCADYIVTQMARLNIR, from the coding sequence ATGTCCCTACCCAATCCCAACATACGACGGCCGGACGTAATCATCATCGGCACCGGTGCCGCGGGCGCGGTCCTGGCGAAGGAATTGAGTACGAAGGGGCTGCGCGTGGTCGCCATGGAAATGGGATCTTTTCTTAAGACCCGCCATTTCGACCAGGACGAGCTTCAGGCCATGCATCCAGCCAGCAACAATCCGGACCATCCCAACATCTACCGCCACGACCAGCCCAATACGTACCGGCAGTCGGCGGACGTGCAGGCCACCGAAGACCACGGGATCCACATGCATAGCACCGTCGGCGGAAGCACGCTCCACTACACCGGCATTTCATGGCGGCTTCACGAGAACGATTTCAAAGAGCGAAGCCTCTTCGGCGACCTGGACGGCGCCGACGTGCAGGACTGGCCCATCGACTACTGGGACCTGGAACATTACTACGAGAAGGCCGAGTACGAGATCGGTATTTCGGGCCTGGCCGGCGCCAATCCCTTCGATCCGCCGCGCCGCCGCCCCTATCCCATGCCCCCGGTGCCGCGGACCAGTTCGGGCGCCCTGTCCGACCTGGCCGCCCGGAAACTCGGCTGGCATTCCTACCCGGCGCCCCTGGCCATCAACTCCCGGGAATACGGCGGAAGATCGCCGGTCATGAATTGCGGATTCTGCGAAAGCTACGTCTGTACCATCCAGGCGCGGTCCAGCATGCTGGTCACCATGATTCCGCAGGCACTGCGTACGGGCAACTGCCAGATCCGGGCCGACGCCTGCGTGCGGGAGATCGTGGTCGACGAGGACGGCAGGGCGGAAGGGGTCATCTATTTGGACAAGGATCTGCGCGAGCACCGGCTGGAAGCCCGCGCGGTCATCGTGTGCTGCAACGGCGTCCATACTCCCCGCCTGCTACTCATGTCGAAATCCAATCTCTTCCCGGACGGCCTGGCCAACAGCAGCGGCAAGGTGGGCAAGCATCTGATGTTCAACTACTACCAGTCCGCGCGGGGTTTCTTCGAGAAGGACCTGAACGAGTACAAGGGCGTCATGGATACCCGGATCATACAGGATTTCTACGACCCGGACCCGGACAAGTATGGTTTCTTCGGCGGGGGCGTGCTCGAACCGCGGGGGGACGGCGAGACCATCTCTTTCGCCAACCTGAACATGCCGCGCCTGCGCAGGTGGGGCGCCCGGCGCAAGAAGTGGATCATGGACAACTACACCCGGTACATGGTCGCCCTCACCAGCATGCAGTCCATGTCCCAGGAGTCCAATACGATCGACCTCGACCCCGACGTCAACGACAAGTGGGGCCTGCCCGTCCCGCGCGTGACCTACAATGTGCATCCCAATGAACATAAACTCGGGGACTTCTTCCGCGAACGCGCCCGGGAACTGCTCGATGCAGCCGGCGCCCACGGGGTCGTGGCCTCACCGAACTTCGTACCCCGCGGCGACGCCCATCTCATGGGCACCTGCCGCATGGGCAACGATCCGGCGACGTCGGTGGTCAACAAGTTCAACCAGGCCCACGACGTGGACAACCTGTTCATCGTGGACGGATCGTCCTTCGTAACCAGCGGCAAGAGCAACCCGACGCTGACGATTCAGGCGCTGGCCTTCCGCTGCGCGGATTACATCGTCACCCAGATGGCAAGGCTCAATATCAGGTAG
- a CDS encoding LD-carboxypeptidase — MDILKPPALKPGDTIGIVAPASRSALPSALKNGRRSIEALGFRTETAPHLSDRHGFLAGRDADRLADLRAMFADPEIKGIACLRGGYGSVRMLPDLDYDVIRAHPKVFVGYSDITALHGAIKRHAGLVTFWGPMVSSDMSPVFQPYNRDAFVKAVAGTDPIGEIPHPDDMPPVQTIQGGRASGPLIGGTLSLLAAAVGTPYEFDYDGAILFFEDVGEEPHRIDRMLTQLLQSGRLARASGIVIGECAGCGSAPHNPAFPYGSFSIEEVFIDRLKPLGIPVVYGLGIGHGTYKATLPLGVRATLDGDACTLTIDEPGVV; from the coding sequence ATGGATATTCTGAAACCGCCGGCATTGAAACCGGGCGATACCATCGGGATCGTCGCACCGGCCAGCCGCTCCGCCCTACCGAGTGCCCTGAAGAACGGCCGCCGGTCGATCGAAGCCCTCGGATTCCGCACGGAGACCGCCCCGCACCTTTCGGACCGGCACGGATTCCTCGCCGGCAGGGACGCCGACCGCCTGGCCGATCTCCGGGCCATGTTCGCCGACCCGGAAATCAAGGGCATCGCATGCCTGCGCGGAGGATACGGGTCCGTCCGCATGCTGCCCGACCTGGATTACGACGTCATCCGCGCCCATCCGAAGGTATTTGTCGGCTACAGCGACATCACGGCCCTCCACGGGGCGATTAAACGGCATGCCGGACTGGTCACCTTCTGGGGTCCCATGGTCTCTTCCGACATGAGCCCCGTGTTTCAACCGTATAATCGGGATGCCTTCGTGAAGGCGGTTGCGGGAACCGATCCCATCGGTGAGATTCCACACCCCGACGACATGCCGCCGGTGCAGACCATACAGGGCGGCCGGGCCAGCGGACCGCTGATCGGGGGCACGCTTTCGTTGCTCGCGGCCGCGGTGGGAACGCCCTACGAGTTCGATTACGACGGCGCCATCCTTTTCTTCGAGGACGTGGGCGAAGAGCCCCACCGGATCGACCGGATGCTCACGCAACTGCTCCAGTCGGGCCGGCTGGCCCGCGCCTCCGGCATCGTGATCGGCGAATGCGCCGGGTGCGGCAGTGCGCCGCACAACCCCGCGTTCCCTTACGGCAGTTTCAGTATCGAGGAAGTGTTCATCGACCGGCTGAAACCACTGGGGATTCCGGTAGTCTACGGTCTGGGAATCGGCCACGGCACGTACAAGGCGACGCTGCCCCTGGGCGTGCGGGCCACCCTCGACGGGGATGCCTGCACCCTCACGATCGACGAGCCGGGCGTCGTTTAG
- a CDS encoding gluconate 2-dehydrogenase subunit 3 family protein: MTKKRFSRRSFIASTAQATGGVITLGVLSRTGALDAQEAPPFEHAWQHLDAHQGRTVDALTRMIMPSDDNGPGAAEARVVVYIDRALGAHRAEYRETYESGLAVFDQYCLNAHEAPFLELDARTQRRALMGIDRPRSPGTWPEDAPMGARDFLRMVVTHTMEGMFSDPSYGGNYRETGWKLIRFPGRAPFGYDPPFSEFDMTIPEIEYPEWKPYDGPMKSRIIGEE; the protein is encoded by the coding sequence ATGACGAAGAAGCGCTTTTCCCGCCGTTCGTTTATCGCCAGCACCGCGCAGGCGACCGGGGGCGTGATCACCCTCGGCGTGCTGTCCCGTACCGGCGCGCTGGATGCCCAGGAAGCGCCGCCCTTCGAACACGCGTGGCAGCACCTGGACGCGCACCAGGGACGTACCGTCGACGCGCTGACCCGGATGATCATGCCGTCCGACGACAACGGTCCGGGCGCGGCGGAAGCCCGGGTAGTCGTCTATATCGACCGGGCGCTGGGCGCACACCGGGCCGAATACAGGGAGACGTATGAATCGGGCCTGGCCGTCTTCGATCAGTACTGCCTGAATGCGCACGAAGCGCCTTTCCTGGAACTGGACGCCAGGACACAACGTCGGGCGCTGATGGGCATAGACCGACCGAGGTCTCCCGGGACCTGGCCGGAGGACGCCCCCATGGGCGCCCGGGACTTCCTGCGCATGGTGGTTACCCATACCATGGAGGGCATGTTCAGCGATCCGTCCTACGGGGGCAACTACCGCGAGACCGGCTGGAAGCTGATCCGGTTTCCGGGCAGGGCGCCGTTCGGCTACGATCCCCCCTTCAGCGAATTCGACATGACCATTCCGGAAATCGAATATCCCGAATGGAAACCTTACGACGGTCCCATGAAGAGCCGGATTATCGGCGAGGAGTAA
- a CDS encoding dihydroxy-acid dehydratase (catalyzes the formation of 3-methyl-2-oxobutanoate from 2,3,-dihydroxy-3-methylbutanoate): MANTGIKGIDLNLTRYGDTEFSRYLRRAFLSSAGYDGEDLNRPIIGVADTSSDYNTCHRDMPALVEGVRRGIAQAGGLALAFPTISLAETLLSPTSMLFRNLMAMGTEEMIRSQPMDGVVLLGGCDKTVPAQLMAAASAGLPAISLVTGAMRTGSWQGERLGACTDCRRYWLRHRAGEIDREEIEEIEQSLCPTGGTCMVMGTASTMACLTATLGLMLPGGATPLSGSGDRLRQAVMSGRRIVDLARCGAVPRKFLTRASFHNASVVLAALGGSTNAVIHLIAIARRAGVPLTLEDLHEAARETPVLVNCKPVGTGYMEDFHKAGGLPVLWKALESRLDLDAMNVNGVSLGDILQDTPPPSDWQDTIGTLAAPIGPPGALVVLRGSLAPDGALIKRAAAAPDRQRHRGPAAVFESPDDVAARIDDPKLGLTPDHVLVLRNAGPVAMGMPEAGSLPIPAYLAKEGVMDMVRVSDARMSGTAYGTVVLHCCPEAAAGGPLALVRDGDPIELDVEDRRLDLCVPAEELARRKAGHVPPPPPDRGWRRLYAEHVQPAHLGADLDFL, translated from the coding sequence ATGGCAAATACTGGCATAAAGGGAATAGACCTTAACCTGACCCGGTACGGCGACACGGAATTCAGCCGATATCTGCGGCGGGCGTTCCTGTCTTCCGCGGGCTATGATGGCGAAGACCTCAACCGCCCGATCATCGGCGTCGCGGACACGTCATCGGATTACAACACCTGTCACCGGGACATGCCGGCTCTCGTGGAAGGCGTCCGGCGCGGGATCGCCCAGGCCGGCGGTCTCGCCCTGGCCTTCCCCACCATCTCGCTGGCCGAAACGCTGCTTTCGCCCACTTCCATGCTCTTTCGCAACCTGATGGCCATGGGCACGGAGGAAATGATCCGGTCGCAGCCGATGGACGGCGTCGTGCTGCTGGGGGGCTGCGACAAGACCGTGCCGGCCCAGTTGATGGCCGCCGCTTCGGCCGGCCTGCCGGCGATCTCGCTGGTGACCGGCGCCATGCGCACGGGGAGCTGGCAGGGCGAACGTCTCGGCGCCTGCACGGACTGCCGGCGGTATTGGCTTCGGCATCGGGCGGGTGAAATCGACCGGGAAGAAATCGAAGAAATCGAACAGTCCCTGTGCCCCACGGGCGGAACGTGCATGGTCATGGGAACGGCCTCGACCATGGCCTGCCTCACGGCGACGCTGGGGCTGATGCTGCCCGGCGGCGCCACGCCGCTCTCCGGATCGGGCGACCGGCTTCGGCAGGCGGTGATGTCGGGCCGGCGCATCGTGGATCTGGCCCGGTGCGGCGCGGTTCCGCGCAAGTTCCTCACCCGGGCGTCGTTCCACAACGCGTCGGTCGTGCTCGCGGCGCTGGGCGGGTCCACCAACGCGGTGATTCACCTCATCGCCATTGCCCGCCGCGCCGGCGTCCCCCTTACGCTGGAAGACCTCCACGAGGCGGCGCGGGAAACGCCCGTGCTGGTGAACTGCAAACCCGTGGGTACGGGATACATGGAGGATTTCCACAAGGCGGGTGGCCTCCCCGTACTGTGGAAGGCCCTGGAATCCAGGCTGGACCTCGATGCCATGAACGTGAACGGCGTGTCCCTGGGGGATATCCTGCAGGACACGCCCCCGCCTTCCGACTGGCAGGATACCATAGGCACCCTTGCAGCACCCATCGGTCCACCCGGCGCCCTGGTCGTCCTGCGTGGCAGCCTGGCGCCCGACGGGGCCTTGATCAAACGGGCCGCCGCCGCGCCGGACCGCCAGCGCCACCGGGGCCCGGCCGCCGTATTCGAATCCCCCGACGACGTGGCAGCGCGTATCGACGACCCGAAACTGGGACTGACCCCCGATCACGTGCTCGTCCTGCGAAACGCCGGTCCTGTGGCCATGGGGATGCCCGAAGCCGGTTCGCTGCCCATTCCGGCTTACCTGGCGAAAGAGGGGGTCATGGACATGGTGCGCGTCTCCGATGCGCGGATGAGCGGTACGGCCTACGGTACGGTCGTGCTGCACTGTTGCCCCGAGGCTGCTGCCGGCGGTCCGTTGGCGCTCGTCCGGGACGGCGATCCGATCGAACTGGACGTGGAGGACCGGCGGCTCGACCTGTGCGTGCCCGCGGAGGAGCTGGCCCGCCGGAAGGCCGGACACGTCCCTCCCCCGCCGCCCGACCGGGGTTGGCGCCGGCTGTACGCCGAACACGTCCAGCCCGCCCACCTGGGGGCCGACCTGGATTTTCTATGA
- a CDS encoding phytanoyl-CoA dioxygenase family protein encodes MILNDGQQRFFSDFGYLVLPGLLREEIPWISEEFERVFREAGIVHDGTARSSVGRFIERSERLCTLLDHPGVDGLLSGLLGEDYNYLGSGGELYVGDGMWHPDCHGDPVVQVKWAMYLDPLTPETGALRFVPGSHRQGWQGNLDTQALWGMGMEEVPCVAPDNQPGDVVVFNQMTLHNALGGGNRRRMLNMTACSSCRSEAELAFLRRRLPADRSELRWDLMRRTATPERMRHLEQPWQILA; translated from the coding sequence ATGATACTGAACGACGGGCAACAGCGGTTTTTCAGCGATTTCGGTTACCTGGTCCTTCCGGGCCTCCTGCGCGAGGAGATTCCCTGGATCTCCGAGGAATTCGAACGGGTGTTCCGTGAGGCCGGGATCGTGCACGACGGTACCGCCCGGTCGAGCGTGGGGCGCTTTATCGAACGCAGCGAACGACTCTGTACGTTGCTCGACCACCCCGGTGTCGACGGCTTGCTGTCGGGCCTTCTGGGGGAGGACTACAACTATCTGGGCAGCGGCGGCGAGCTGTACGTCGGTGACGGCATGTGGCATCCGGACTGCCATGGTGACCCGGTTGTCCAGGTCAAATGGGCGATGTATCTCGATCCCCTGACCCCTGAGACCGGCGCCCTTCGATTCGTACCGGGTTCTCACCGGCAGGGATGGCAGGGCAATCTCGATACCCAGGCACTCTGGGGCATGGGCATGGAGGAAGTACCCTGCGTCGCTCCGGATAACCAGCCCGGCGACGTCGTCGTGTTCAACCAGATGACCCTGCACAATGCTCTTGGCGGCGGAAACCGCCGTCGCATGCTGAACATGACGGCCTGTTCGTCCTGCCGTTCGGAGGCCGAACTCGCCTTTCTTCGGCGCAGGCTCCCTGCCGACCGGAGCGAACTGCGATGGGACCTGATGCGCAGGACGGCGACGCCGGAGCGGATGCGCCACCTGGAACAGCCATGGCAAATACTGGCATAA
- a CDS encoding Ppx/GppA family phosphatase, protein MYSFAPLDRRVAIIDLGSNTARLMIAQYTQDRVFKITDEVSRRVRLGEGIAVDGRLRSAARSRALDAVRMFKSFCDAQDIDHILPVATAAVRDAGNGVGFLEEIARGTGLNFRLISGEEEAFYSTVGVINSLGLFDGIILDVGGGSAEIGLVRDGAFAKGASTPFGTVRTTETYFPGPEVTTGQTKRLDADIDQALEDIDWLKARGTVPIAGVGGVVRALVRIDRMERKYPLGLVHGYELKRRRLEKLIGRIASMPVSERSRRIPGLQKEREDIILAGAMIVASVMRKTGARKLTVSGQGLREGLFFEEAFKPSSRPNSIGRLRRFTILNLARLYGYEGAHTGHVARLSLSMYDQLQETHGYGKSEREYLWAAAMLHDIGTVIDYYDHHKHSAYIILNAGLPGFDHREIVIIAWLCLNHRRGKPDFSRYQTLLKKEDRSMVYRLSSLLRLSEYLDRSRSQIVEDVRLETGSRKVRMKVVPRDGRDVTVELSEARNRVQLFEECFGRRLAIELDRTGYPDRPDRNGGP, encoded by the coding sequence TTGTATTCCTTCGCGCCGCTCGATCGACGGGTCGCCATAATCGATCTGGGTTCCAATACGGCCCGGCTCATGATCGCCCAGTACACGCAAGACCGGGTTTTCAAGATCACCGACGAAGTCAGCAGGCGGGTCCGCCTGGGTGAAGGCATCGCTGTGGACGGGCGGCTTCGCTCCGCGGCGCGGTCCCGGGCGCTGGACGCCGTCCGCATGTTCAAGTCGTTCTGCGACGCGCAGGACATAGACCATATACTGCCCGTGGCCACCGCGGCGGTGCGGGACGCCGGGAACGGCGTCGGCTTCCTCGAGGAGATCGCCCGCGGCACCGGGTTGAACTTCCGGCTGATCAGCGGCGAAGAGGAGGCGTTCTACAGCACCGTGGGCGTGATCAACAGTCTGGGTCTCTTCGACGGGATCATCCTGGACGTCGGTGGCGGCAGCGCGGAAATCGGGTTGGTCCGGGACGGCGCGTTCGCGAAGGGAGCATCCACGCCCTTCGGTACGGTCAGGACCACCGAGACCTACTTTCCCGGACCGGAGGTTACCACCGGACAGACGAAGCGGCTCGATGCGGACATCGACCAGGCGCTGGAGGATATCGACTGGCTCAAGGCCCGCGGAACGGTACCGATCGCCGGCGTAGGGGGCGTCGTCCGCGCCCTGGTCCGCATCGACCGGATGGAACGCAAGTACCCCCTCGGACTCGTGCACGGTTACGAACTGAAACGGCGACGGTTGGAAAAGCTGATTGGGCGCATCGCGTCCATGCCCGTCTCCGAGCGGTCGCGGCGGATCCCCGGGTTGCAGAAGGAAAGAGAGGACATCATCCTGGCCGGCGCCATGATCGTGGCCTCCGTCATGCGGAAGACCGGCGCGCGAAAACTGACCGTGAGCGGCCAGGGCCTGCGCGAGGGGCTGTTCTTCGAAGAGGCGTTCAAGCCCTCGTCGAGACCGAACAGCATCGGCAGGTTGCGCCGGTTCACAATCCTGAACCTGGCGCGGCTGTACGGCTACGAGGGCGCTCACACCGGCCACGTCGCCCGTTTGTCGCTCTCCATGTACGATCAGCTCCAGGAAACGCACGGTTACGGCAAGAGCGAACGGGAGTACCTGTGGGCCGCGGCCATGCTGCACGACATCGGCACGGTGATCGACTACTACGATCATCACAAGCACTCGGCCTATATCATCCTGAACGCCGGCCTGCCCGGATTCGACCACCGTGAAATCGTGATCATCGCCTGGCTCTGCCTCAATCACCGGCGGGGCAAGCCGGACTTCTCCCGGTACCAGACCCTGTTGAAGAAGGAAGACCGGAGCATGGTGTACCGGCTGTCTTCGCTGCTCAGGCTGTCCGAGTACCTGGACAGAAGCCGGTCGCAGATCGTCGAGGACGTCAGGCTGGAGACCGGTAGCAGGAAGGTGCGCATGAAGGTCGTTCCACGGGACGGCCGGGACGTCACCGTCGAGTTGTCGGAAGCAAGAAACCGCGTGCAACTCTTTGAAGAATGCTTCGGCAGGCGGCTCGCTATCGAGCTGGACCGTACGGGCTACCCAGACCGCCCGGACCGGAACGGAGGCCCATGA
- a CDS encoding isochorismatase family protein, whose amino-acid sequence MRSAPFDRERNAVMADNGIDLKLRRQELARDNGFATWNTITTETRWEPERTALVLCDIWDAHWCRGAVERLNALTPRMNEVAAACRSRGVLIVHAPSDTLDFYRDTPVVKRTESVPSVDTPPDLDLPDPPLPVDASDEGADTGETETFSAWSRQHPDIVIDQERDLMSDSGAQVYACFRHYGIRNMLMMGVHTNMCILHRTFGIKQMVRWGVPVALVRDLTDAMYNPAMPPYVSHDEGTRLVVAFIEKHWCPTVHSSDMLS is encoded by the coding sequence ATGCGCTCTGCGCCGTTCGATCGAGAAAGGAATGCTGTCATGGCAGATAACGGGATTGACCTGAAGCTGCGCCGCCAGGAGCTGGCGCGCGACAACGGCTTCGCAACGTGGAACACGATCACGACCGAAACCCGCTGGGAGCCGGAACGCACCGCGCTCGTACTGTGCGACATCTGGGACGCCCACTGGTGCCGCGGTGCGGTCGAGCGGCTGAACGCGTTGACCCCCCGGATGAACGAGGTCGCGGCCGCCTGCCGGTCCCGGGGCGTCCTGATCGTGCACGCCCCGTCCGATACCCTGGATTTCTACCGGGATACGCCCGTGGTGAAAAGAACCGAATCCGTGCCGTCCGTGGATACGCCGCCGGACCTGGACCTCCCGGACCCGCCGCTCCCCGTGGATGCGTCCGACGAAGGCGCGGACACGGGCGAAACGGAGACCTTCAGCGCCTGGTCCCGGCAGCATCCGGACATCGTCATCGACCAGGAAAGGGACCTCATGTCCGACAGCGGCGCGCAGGTCTACGCCTGTTTCCGGCACTACGGAATCCGCAACATGTTGATGATGGGCGTGCACACCAACATGTGCATCCTGCACCGGACCTTCGGCATAAAGCAGATGGTCCGCTGGGGCGTTCCCGTGGCGCTGGTCCGCGATCTCACCGACGCCATGTACAATCCCGCCATGCCGCCCTACGTCAGCCATGATGAGGGCACCCGCCTGGTGGTCGCTTTCATCGAGAAGCACTGGTGTCCCACCGTGCACAGTTCGGACATGCTCTCGTAA
- a CDS encoding D-glycerate dehydrogenase, with the protein MGIHILLDVPLPDSVMELFDDGDRFHMLDDLADGDERWHLVDAYLTYGHPPTDGEVMDRMPNLKVISNFGVGVDHIDTEAARERGIPVGNTPHMLDGATADMTFTLLMAAARRVVVGDRFARSPGFTHYDPSILHGYEVHGSTVGIIGMGSIGKQVARRASGFDMEIVYHNRKPDPDDHLYRARYVSLESLLEVSDFVTLNCPLTEETRGLINKAALRRMKKTAILINLARGAVVDHDALHHALSNGWIAAAAVDVTEPEPLPRDHPLLKLDNLVIAPHLGSATTRTRDAMARRTVENLKAGLAGRPLASSVV; encoded by the coding sequence ATGGGCATTCACATACTACTGGACGTACCCCTGCCGGACTCGGTTATGGAACTCTTCGATGACGGAGACCGTTTCCATATGCTCGACGACCTGGCCGACGGTGACGAACGGTGGCATCTCGTCGACGCCTATCTCACCTATGGCCATCCCCCCACGGACGGGGAAGTGATGGACCGCATGCCGAACCTGAAGGTCATCAGCAATTTCGGGGTAGGCGTCGATCATATCGACACGGAAGCGGCCCGCGAGCGCGGGATTCCCGTGGGCAACACGCCCCACATGCTCGACGGCGCCACGGCGGATATGACCTTTACCCTCCTCATGGCGGCGGCACGGCGCGTCGTCGTGGGCGACCGGTTCGCCCGAAGCCCGGGGTTCACCCATTACGACCCCAGCATCCTTCATGGATACGAAGTGCATGGGAGCACCGTCGGCATCATCGGCATGGGCAGCATCGGGAAGCAGGTAGCCCGCCGGGCGAGCGGTTTCGACATGGAGATCGTCTATCACAACCGGAAGCCGGACCCGGATGACCATCTTTACCGGGCCCGGTACGTCTCGCTGGAGTCGCTGCTCGAGGTCTCGGATTTCGTGACGCTGAACTGTCCGCTCACGGAGGAAACGCGGGGACTGATCAACAAAGCCGCGTTGCGACGCATGAAAAAGACCGCTATCCTCATCAATCTGGCCCGGGGCGCCGTCGTGGATCATGACGCCCTTCACCATGCCCTGAGCAACGGCTGGATCGCCGCGGCGGCGGTGGACGTCACCGAACCGGAGCCTCTGCCGCGGGACCACCCCCTGCTCAAACTGGACAACCTGGTGATCGCGCCGCATCTGGGCAGCGCGACCACGCGCACACGCGACGCGATGGCTCGAAGGACGGTCGAGAACCTCAAGGCGGGACTCGCCGGACGGCCCCTCGCGAGCTCCGTCGTATGA